TACAGAAGATCCACCTGAGTGTCTTCAGTTTACAGTGggaactcttcagtccagcagagagcagctccacttCTGAATCttgcaggtcattgttactgagaTCCAGCTCCTTCAGGGAGGAGTTTACTGATTGTAGCACTGATCCCAGATTTCCACAAGAGTTACTCCCAATGTTACACATAGCTAGTCtgtaaaagaagagaaaatacAACTCATCATCCAGTTTACTATACAAAATACTCACAGAAGGTTATCTGAAAAGTATAAAAGATCAAGTATACTGTGTACACTTATATAAAGACAGCATTTATGTGTGTCTTCTTCTACTACTGCAGTGATTAAAGCGAGAGATGCAAATTAGATACATTAAACAGGTTAGtgtacagtttctttttttatttttcctgtcAGGACTGAATTTACAGAAGATCCACCTGAGTGTCTTCAGTTTACAGTGggaactcttcagtccagcagagagcagctccactcctgaatcttgcaggtcattgttactgagaTCCAGCTCTTTCAGAGAGGAGTTTACTGATtgtagagcagagcagagagcatAGCAGGAGTCTTTGGTGAGAGAACAGCCAGCCAGTctacaaaatatataataaacataaatcttaaaaaataaatgaaatacaaaCAGTCCCAATAAAAGTTTTTACCCCTTCACCACCAGGTGTTTTCTCTTTCAATTGCTTTTATGAACTGATTCATGCTTAATGTCATGTACTAAGTACCAATACAAAAAAACTAACTATATTGTAGGCTTAAAACTATAACAGCTTTCTGTATGGTCTCTTTGATGTTTCTCCTAAACTGTGTTACAAGCAAAGTTCTTTAGACAATATGCACCCCTTGTGGAGCTCTTACAGCAACTCCTTTAGGCCAACACACCTCTTGAATATTTTAGCTAGAATGCACCACAGTAAATataatttggcttttttttagaaatttaCAAACTTTCTACAAAGTAAAGACAAttgaatacaaaaatatatagtgTAAAAAAGTGACTACATAAATGTTAATCCCCTTTAAGTAAAtattttgtaattgtaatggCTGCACTTAACACTTCTCAATCAGGTTTGCACATCTAAACTCCTCTTTGCAAAACTGCTGCACCCCCTGTCAGGTTACAGGTTATTTTCATGTCCAGCCACATGTTCTCTATTGGTTTGACTTAGCAACTCCAGAACATTCCCCTTAGTGTCTTttaaccatttctgtgtagtttTCACTGCATGGTCACTTCATGTCATTTTTTTTGCTGCATAATAAACCTTATCCCCAGTTGTAGTTTTTTCGATTGTCCTCCAGGATGTTCTGCATTGATTTTACTCTCCACCTTCACAAGCCTACCAGGACGTGCTACCTGCTAGTGTGAATTGACTGATTTAATTTTCTTTCCTGCTCTTCCATAAAGCTTGACTGGTAAAGAACCCAGGCAAAAGATGCAGAGCAGTGTTTCCGCTTCATATATTTTGCCAATGCTGCTTCAGAATTTTATGAAATGTGAAAAGTgcaattgtaaaaaaaatgcagGGAACTTGATTTGAAACAAAGGATGCAGAAAGTGGAGACATAAGATGATGCCCAATACATTATTGTATTATCTCTACACACTCgacaagagggagggagaaataaAGACAGGGAAAGAAAGGTAGATTAACCTAGATTAAactagctaatgttaaattaGAGAGGTTTCACAGTTGAAAAGAAAAGCATGCAGATGTTTCATGACTTTGACAAGAGAAAGGCATCCAGTTttttggtaaacaaacaaatgctaaGGCCAGGTTAACTCAGCTAACGTTACTATCCTAACCATGTACAGCTCATATCTTACAGCTAACAGTTTACAATGGGTGAAAGATGACATGTGTATATGTCAATGTATCTAAATAGATAGTTTTCAAAGTTTATATTGCAGTTAGGTTTCACTGTATTCCAATTAATTGTttgaaatgtattgtttttcagtttaaaaaaataaattgaatGGAAATCATGTAAATGCATACCCATCTGTGTTACTTAAACAGCTCAAACTATTTCATGCTCTCTGGAATATTGTGGAACTTTTTTAGATGGTAAGACaagtattaaatataaatgtaagtaGGTTACTAATGTATACATAATTTCTATTTTCTACAAAATCTGAGAATGCACAGGTCTTGTGTATAAATGCGTCAGGTCTGAGGACTAGGAATGTTCCAATCCGATCCAGTGACTCAGAAtcagaatatttttttaaaggctcGGGTATCTGCTTTTAAAGCTCAATATACTTCCAATCTTTGGTTTTGTTGTAGCAAAAAAAGGTCTCAAAAAGGTGTCTCCGTCTGCAGAACTGACGCTCACtgaagcattttttttattacaccaTTACAGAAGATTAGCAGTTTTAAAATACACAAACCAGCTCAatagattacattacatttttctgatggttgatgtaaaCGTTTCATGAATCTGTATGTGATTTCCCGATTAGACAAGTGCATGAATGAGTATGTGTACAGATGTTCCTAATCAATTCAGTGTGTGGGAGATGTTCTATGAATATAGATGTTGTGTTATTGAAGCTCTAACACTCACACAGCTCTTCTGCAGACAGTCACAGCTGGGATCAGTCTCCTATAACCCTCCTCTGATGTGTTGTATTTCTTCATGTCCAACTCCTCCAGCACCTCCTCTGAGGTCAGAAGCATGCAGGCTAGTGCTGAACACTGTCCAGGAGAGAGATTCACTTGTGGGCGTTTCTCTGATTTTAGATACTTCTGAAGCTCTTTGGAGAGAGACTGGTCCTTcatttcagacagacagaggaacagATTGATGGATCTCTCAGTAGATAGagatctgtgatgttgtctaccATCTCCTTTGATTATGCTCTTGATGTACTCTGTGGttttctctgagtgtgtgtgtgtgtctgtcagtagACCCTGTAAGAGTCTCTGATTAGACCGTAGTGAGATGCCCAGCAGGAAACGGAGGAAAAGATCCAGGTGTCCGTTCTGACTTTCTACAGCTTTATCCACAGCTCCCATCAGAAGATCATTCAGTGGAAAACATTCAGTCCACTCTCTCTGTTCtggtttaaaacactgcagttcatCCATCTTTTTGTTCTGGTAGCAGTAAAACACATAAACAGCAGCCAGGAACTCCTGAAAGCTCAGATGAACAAAGCAGTAGACCTTCCTCTGGTAAAGCACACATTCCTCCCTAAAGATCTCAGTGAATACCCCAGAATACACTGAGGCCTCAGTGATGTCTATACCGctctctctcaggtcctctTCATAGAACATCACATTGCCCTTCATCAGCTGTTTGAAAGCCAGTTCAGCCAGTTTCAGAAGCTCGGGTCTGTTGGATTCCAGCAGTTTCTTTGGGTCTCTCTCATGGTTCTCCTCATACTTCTGGTTCTTCATGTTGGTCTGAGTGATCAGGAAGTGGGAGTACATTTCAGTCAGAGTTTTAGGGATTTCTGAGTGATGATGTTTGATGAGTCTCTGAAGCACAGTGGCTGAGATCCAGCAGAAGACAGGAATGTGGCACATGATGTGGAGGCTCCTCGCTGTCTTAATGTGGGAGATGATTCTCTGGGCTTGGTCTTGGTCACTGATCCTCTTCCTGAAGTACTCCTCCTTCTGTGGGTCATTGAATCCCTGGATTTCCGTCACACAGTTGATGTGTTTAGGAgggatctgattggctgctgctgGTCGGCAGGTTATCCAGATTAGAGCAGAGGGAAGCAGATCTCCTTTGATGAGGTTGGTCATCAACACACCCACTGATGATGTCATGGTGATGTCAGATATTTTCTCACACTCCTCAAAGTTCAGTGGAATTCGGCTTTCATCCAGACCATCAAATATGAACACAGCTTTGATCTCCTCATAGATCTTTGGGTCCAGGACTTTAAGCTCAGGATGGAAGTCACACAGAAGTCCATGAAGACTGTACTGATGATCTTTAATCAAGTTCAGCTCCCGGAACGGAAGAACAAACATGAAATCTACATCCTGATTGGCTTTTCCCTTGGCCCAGTCCAGAATGAACTTCTGCACAGAGACAGTTTTTCCAATTCCAGCAATGCCTTTAGTCAGCACACTTTTGAGATCTGGAACTTTTGGTTCTTTGTGTTTGAGACCTTTATGATCTGGTAGAGGTTTAAAGATGTCTGAGCAATTGATTGGAGTATCTTCTCTATGTCTCCTGGGTGTTTTCTCCATCTGTAGAACCTCATGTTCTTCAttcactccttcactctctccctctatgaTGTAGAGCTGTGTGTAAATCCTGTTCAGGAGGGTTTTATTCTCTTCTGTTTTAATTCCCTCAAATAAGCTCTTGTACTTCTTCTTCATGCTGCTTTTGTGTCTCCTCATGACTCTGTGCAGGACATTGTCCACCGGTTGTTGAAAACCCTGCTGCAGTGGAACAGCTTTCACCAGAGTCCGAGCGTGTGTGTGGGGTGCTGTGTCTATGGAGCTCTGCCTGATGTGATGgtcacacacagtaacacaaacatcagaaacacaaaataaacTACTGAACTGTTCACCACAATCGTTCACTATTTAAGAATATAAATATCATACTTATCACTCCCCTATTGAGGAAGTTTTTCCAATTTCTTTCACTTCCACAGAtgtaatcaatcaatcaaagtCTAAATGTTTCATCTTTAGTTTTAAAGTAGACTAATGATGCTGATACCAAACAATAGAAGCTAATAGTTATCAATAGTTTGCAAGGTTTTCAACTTCTAGATAATGTCAGCCTCAGATTAAAGCTAAAGAACCCAAAATGTGGACACTTAAAATATGTTCATTGACTATATTGACTTAACTGTGTAGATTAGATTTCTATATAATTCTGATTTGAAAATCTGCATAGCTTTTGATGATTCCGGATTAGTCTGGAGAACTTACACACAATAATTCATCAtatttaaaacatgttttcataaGTGTTCATACTAAGCAGTTTAAAATCATACTTTGATATCCAGTCATAATAATATATACTcctgaatattttaatattcattaatatttattcatttgtctgtatttttataaatgttataataaaatgtttaaattttAAACTAGTTTTAAATACgtcttaaataaatatttgtcttATTCATGTCCAATTTTTCATACTAATAAACATGAGTACAGGGAGTTGCTCTCCCTGTTCCACTGCTGAGGATTAAAGTCATAGTCAGGGAAGTGTGCTCTCTATATAATAAGGTTCTGTTGCTTTAGAGTTACACCAAATAAAACTCACTCTGGGTCACACAGTGCAGCTCTACAGCTGTATGCAGGAGAATCCTCCATGGATTGGTCACTCTTCATAGAGACACAGCTGGGTTCTGCTCCTTCACTGTTGAATGCAGGAGGATCCTTCATGGATCGGTCACTCTTTATAGAGACACAGCTGGGttctgctcctccactgctgaatGCAGGAGGATCCTTCATGGATCGGTCACTCTTTATAGAGACACAGCTGGGttctgctcctccactgctgaatGCAGGAGGATCCTCCATGGATCGGTCACTCTTCATAGAGACACAGCTGGGTTCTGCTCCTTCACTGTTGAATGCAGGAGGATCCTTCATGGATCGGTCACTCTTTATAGAGACACAGCTGGGTTCTGCTACTTCACTGCTGAATGCAGGAGGTTTCTCCATGGATCAGTCAATCTTCATAGACTCTCATCTGGGTTCGGGAGGTTCTGCAGGCCTTCTTCCCCCTGAGATCAGTTGATCTACAATGAGAGTAAAGTGTTCAGTAAATACTTTCTTTAGTCTGAGTGTAAGAAACAGTATTTGCCACCagcttgctcaaaagaagcTGGgaccggatctctgtaaagctgctttgtgatttgTTGTTAAAAGTTttcactctacacacacacacggttctcTGTGAATAGTTCATCCATAAAAAATTTACATGTAATCAAATGATCAAGTGTTAAACATGctagtaagtgaaccctttctaattacctggatttctgcacggatattattaaaatgtattctgATTGTTATCTCGGttacaattatagacaaacacaatctaactgaACTTCTAACACACAACCAGCTGTGATGACCCTGTATTTTATTAATCACATTTTGTCTTAGATGGGCAACAATGCTGTTTGTCCAGCTGCTTCTTCCTTCAAGAGACATACACAGACATGCCATAAGTCATGGGACTGTAACCAGCTTTGTCCCACAACTTTTGTGGGATATGCGTGAGGCATCCCGcattgaatgtgcatgtaattTCTGCCAGAAGCCGTCCCCTGAAGTAACACTTCTTGAGCAATTTTCCCATCCAACTATCCCATGACTTAATAAGTGTACAAGATCAGACATTATATACATTTGAACAGAAACTTTTCATGATAAACGTGTCATGTCATGGGCAAACCTTTTGGCACTTCATATAATGTCataattccatgatgaatgaacAAGTAAAAATGCTTTGAGATTACTtaacataaaataatttaacattgacttccattgagtCTGTTCCTCAAAAGTTCTCCAGTTTATTATtatccattttttttacttctctgGAGGAAACCAGTATCATCtccatttttccctttttctgtcTACCATTAGTCTTTGGGAATCCTctaattcagttttttttctttggagGAAACTATTGTCCttctttttatctttgttttgttttcatttctacATTTCCCCTGTCATTTGGGCTGGCCAGCATTCCCCTGGTGTCCTTTGTTCTTTTTGATATTTTCTCACTGCTTGGTTGACGATcgttcttttatttttttatttttttattttttggttacTTGGCAGTACCACATtggaagaaaaaagagaaaaaaatcaacaaatatttaaaaatttcAAATACAAGATTTATGTGTGACAGCACCAATATGAAGCCTAAACATATGTTACTTTTATTAAAACTATATTCGAGACCTAAAAGGCCATTAAAAGGACATTTGAGACATGCATTCCAGTCTAAACTTGAACACGTTTTGCCGGTACTTGGGGAAGTCATTAATACAGAGGTTCTCTGCATTATGGATATTTCTTTCAAGTGCTCCATAAAAGATATTAACAATACACCTGTCCTACAATACTAGAGCATTAATTATCAGTACATGTAGCTGAATTAGAAAGCTATCTTTTCTAAAAATGTTGTTAATAACCTGGGAATCAAATAgacaaacatttatttaatatttaataggtatattttttttagatataaCAGTCAGGAATCCATGAATCTTTTATTATCTCGAGAGACTTGTGACATTTCTGGTCAAACAGGTGGCTACTGCATATTCTATGGATTCTTACATCCATGTTTCTGTTCCTGCCTGAAGATTCAGATTCAAACATTGATTCATATCAACTCTACATCCACAGCAGAAACAACAGGCTGCAGAACAGACAGTCAGATCTGATCTGCTTTACATTTCATATGGTACTGATCCACTTTATGCtaaacgcgcacacacacactttccgtTCAGATTAGAAACAACTTTACAGGTAATCATCACATGACCTACTGTACGCAGCTTTTGACTCTGTTCTCTTTAAGTGTGTAAATCTGCTTAATACTGAAGATCAGAATCACTaacagagagaaacacaacactacagtcACATCTGAGACAATCTGAGAGCACTGCTACCTTTTCTGAGGCTCCTCTAGAAGTTCTTTAGTCAGCAAGTCCGTCTTTATCCACCTTAAGCGAAAGCGAAACTTTGTCAGGGTGTTTCTGCGTTTCTGGGTTGTGCAGGAGCGCCCCCAACAGGACTGCTGTGCAGTGTTGTGAGGTGAATTGGCTGAAGGAGAATTTAACAGAACAtccatgtttacatgtttggcTAATTCTTCACTGAGGGGAACTTTTATGTCCCCAGGTtgttacatattacatatttaagTAATTCAATATATTATTTCTTGCACCAgcaaaatataatcaaaattacgatttcagtttttaaatgttttaaacatcAATATTTTGCTGCTTTAGCCTCGTCagcaatggcaaaaaaaaactttcaattcattaaaaaagttttttttttttttttataataacatataattacattttaccacataaaaacataaagaaacataatgtATTGATTAGGTTAATATATAAACAACTTTTTCGTATTTTACAATATCTCACATAGGGTTATGAGTTCAATCCCCACTCCAATGCCTTCACTATTTGTGAAGAGTTTGGTGTGTCCTCacagtgattgctatggtaggTGATTTGGCTATGCAATTATCATAAAGCTGTACATATTTCATTTCACCAACAGAAACCAGGAGTGGAAAGAGGATATAAAAATAATCTTTATTTACCTGCTGTGTTTTGGTCCATTTTGGTTGGTACGCTCGCTTCTTCAGGAATTCAGGACTTTTGGGGACATGGTGTGAATAGAGAGGCTATTAGAAatgggatggggtgggggaGAGTGtgcgagcgagtgagagagaaatagatagaaagagagagagggagagagagagaagatggggTGAGGGATAGTTTGCGAGAAagtaaaaaatatgaataaacctACTGCATGATCAGGAGGAACCCATGATCCATGTTGATGTCTGAAAGGTTAAAAACGGAAATCATAATGATTTTGGGTAATTATGaattttaattaattcaaaTGATTTTGAATTCATTACTgaggtatttattttaaaataaagtctTTCTAACATGAGTTTATAACCTGAGTTTAAAACCCTGGGGACCCATCAGTGAAGAATTACCCAAATCTAGAAACATGGACATTCTGTTAAATTTTCCTCCAACTAATTTACCTCGCAACACTGCACAGCAGTCCTGTTGGGGGCGCTCCTGCACAACCCAGAAAGGCAGAAACACCCTAAAACGAGCCACACCTTATCCCACAGTTTCGGTTTCACTAAAGGTGGAGGAAGTCGGACTTTCTGGCTGAAGAACTTCTAGAGGAGCTTCAGAAAAGGTAACAGTGCTCTCAGTTTGTCTCTGATGTgactgtagtgttgtgtttctcTATGTTAGTGATTCTAATCTTCAGTATCAAGTAGATTTACACACTCCAACAGGACAGACACTCAAACTTTACACAGTAACACGTGATTATTACCTGTCAAGGTGTTTCTTagctaaagtgtttgtgtgtgtgtgtgtgtgtgtgtatttttcagtATAAAGGTGGATTAGTACAATGTGAAATGTCTTTTGTTTCAATGTCCAGTCTGATGTTTCTGATGTGAGTTATGTGTGTTACGGTCCAAGTTGGAGTCTGAATCTTCAGACAGGAGCTGAAATAACatagaaaaaatagaaaaaaggtGCAGTAACACTGTGTGACCCAGAAGACCAGTTTGACAAGTGTTTTGTTCCAGGCAGTGATACCCAGCACTCCAACGAGAGTGAATCACTCATTTTTCACTCAAGCACTCATTATATGACTCAGTCGCTCAGTCAGTGTTATTGATCATTGTTTCTAAGGTGTTTGTATCTGAACTGCTGTTTACTGAAGTGCTGAAAATCTACACTTCATTATTTAGGACAgctgtgaggacagctgagaggatcatcggagtctctatCCCCtctgtcatggacatttacaccacccgctgcatccgcaaagcaaccagcattgtggatgactccacccacccttcacacagactgttctccctcctgccatcaggaagaaggtaccgcagcatccggtccaacacgaccagactctgcaacagcttcttcccccaagccatcagacttctcaactcaactcaacttctgaactgatttttctgttacatgcactctctctccatccatttaccccagataaaatgggaagcatttttgcacaaagcatttgcactaataacgtTACTACGTCACTGGACTTTGGATACTGGATATTTATTACACAtcgcacaatttgcacactaccggcaattatttagtattctctgtctgtactgtgttgtgttgtctgtccgcacttgtttgtttgtgttgcacttgtgttttgtatgcactgtctatgttgcaccatggtcctggaggaacgttgtttcgtttcactgtgtgctctgtatgtagttgaaatgacaataaaaaccacttgacttgacttgacttgacttgacttgacttaatacTGAAAGACTGATTAACTCAGTTCTGATTCTTCAGTTCAAATAACTAtttttatattagtatataaaaCAATAAGCATTCTAATTATTTAGACTCAAAATACTATTTTTTCAGGTTAACCTTATTTCATATATCACACCTATGGTTATGACTTAAAACCTCAGCAGGACAGTCCAGTGTGTCCAGTCACTGGCTATATGGTATTGATGCTAAAATGCTATAATTCTAAGGACGTGTTGCATCAAaggtaaaaaaaggtaaaggtgcacgtatttgtcactgtacagtgtacactgtgcagcgaaatgtgtcctctgcatttaacccatctgtggtagtgaacacacactcacactagtgatctaggggcaatgagttcacacacacccagagcggtgggcagccaactccagcacccggggagcagagagggtaaagggccttgctcaagggcccaacagtggcagcttgccaagcccgggaatcgaacccaccaccctgttatcgataaccggcgctctaaccgctgaggcaccactgccccagttTCTGTTTGTCTTGCATATATGTGGTCTTATGAGAGATTCTTTTtagggggttgaataattctgagattGCTGTTGTCATTAAGAGTGGCATGCTATATTAAATTTGGAGAAAGCTCTTGTTCTATAAGCTGTGTTCAGCTATTTAAATTGGTTTTCTTTGATGTTCTATTTGACCTCCTATCAGGCAGAGCTCCATAGacacagcaccacacacacacacactggtgggGGGAACTGTAGCCCTGCAGCAGGATTCTCAGCAACCAGTGGACGATGTCCTGTACAGAGTCATGAGGAGACACAAAAGCAGCATGAAGAAGAAGTATGAAAGCTTATTTGAGGGAATCAAAACAGAAGAGAATAGAACCCTCCTGAACAGGATTTACATACAGCTCTACAtcatagagggagagagtgaaggagtgaaTAAAGAACACAAGGGACTACAGATGGAGAAAACACCCAGGAGACACAGAGAAGATGCTCCAATCAACTGCACAGACATCTTTAAACCTCTACAAGATCATAAAGGTCCAGATCTCAGAAGTGTGCTGACTAAAGGCATTGCTGGAATTGGGAAAACTGTCTCTGTGCAGAAGTTCGGACAGGGCAGAGGGAAAAGCCAATCAGGATGTAGATTTCATGTGTGTTCTTTCGTTCCGGGAGCTGAACTTGATTAAAGACCATCAGTACAGTCTTCATGGACTTCTGTGTGACTTCCATCCTGAGCTTAAAGACCTGGATCCAAAGATCTATGCGGAGATCAAAGCTGTGTTCATATTTGATGGTCTGGATGAAAGTAGAATTCCTCTGAACTTTAAGGAGTGTGAGAAAGTATCTGACATCACCATGACATCATCAGTGGGTGTATTGATGACCAACCTCATCAAAGGAGAGCTGCTTCCCTCTGCTCTAATCTGGATAACCTGCCGACcagcagcagccaatcagatcccTCCTAAACACATCAACCGTGTGACGGAAATCCAGGGATTCAACGACCCACAGAAGGAGGAGTACTTCAGGAAGAGGATCAGTGACCAAGACCAAGCCCAGAAAATCATCTCCCACATTAAGACAGTGAGGAGCCTCCACACACTTCCTGATCACTCAGACCAACATGAAGAACCAGAAGTATgaggagaaagatgagagagaccCACAGAAACTGTTGGAATCCAATCGAACTATGGTTCTGAAACTGACTGAATTGGCTTTTAAACAGCTGATGAAGGGCAATGTGATGTTCTATGAagaggacctgagagagagCGGTATTGACACTGAGGCCTCAGTGTATTCTGGGGTTTTCACTGAGATCTTTAGGGAGGAGTGTGTGCTTTACCAGAGGAAGGTCTACTGCTTTGTTCATCTGAGCTTTCAGGAGTTCCTGGCTGCTGTTTATGTGTTTCACTGCTATGAAAGCAAGAACATGAAGGAACTACAGTGTTTTATAccacagtacagacaaaatgTTCCTCTGGATGAGCTGCTATTATATAAACCGCGATACAGAGAAAATGTTCCACtggatgagctgctgatgggaGCTGTGGATAAAGCTGTAGAGAGTCAGGCTGGACACTTGGATCTTTTTCTT
The sequence above is drawn from the Salminus brasiliensis chromosome 11, fSalBra1.hap2, whole genome shotgun sequence genome and encodes:
- the LOC140565017 gene encoding uncharacterized protein, which translates into the protein MEKPPAFSSEVAEPSCVSIKSDRSMKDPPAFNSEGAEPSCVSMKSDRSMEDPPAFSSGGAEPSCVSIKSDRSMKDPPAFSSGGAEPSCVSIKSDRSMKDPPAFNSEGAEPSCVSMKSDQSMEDSPAYSCRAALCDPEQSSIDTAPHTHARTLVKAVPLQQGFQQPVDNVLHRVMRRHKSSMKKKYKSLFEGIKTEENKTLLNRIYTQLYIIEGESEGVNEEHEVLQMEKTPRRHREDTPINCSDIFKPLPDHKGLKHKEPKVPDLKSVLTKGIAGIGKTVSVQKFILDWAKGKANQDVDFMFVLPFRELNLIKDHQYSLHGLLCDFHPELKVLDPKIYEEIKAVFIFDGLDESRIPLNFEECEKISDITMTSSVGVLMTNLIKGDLLPSALIWITCRPAAANQIPPKHINCVTEIQGFNDPQKEEYFRKRISDQDQAQRIISHIKTARSLHIMCHIPVFCWISATVLQRLIKHHHSEIPKTLTEMYSHFLITQTNMKNQKYEENHERDPKKLLESNRPELLKLAELAFKQLMKGNVMFYEEDLRESGIDITEASVYSGVFTEIFREECVLYQRKVYCFVHLSFQEFLAAVYVFYCYQNKKMDELQCFKPEQREWTECFPLNDLLMGAVDKAVESQNGHLDLFLRFLLGISLRSNQRLLQGLLTDTHTHSEKTTEYIKSIIKGDGRQHHRSLSTERSINLFLCLSEMKDQSLSKELQKYLKSEKRPQVNLSPGQCSALACMLLTSEEVLEELDMKKYNTSEEGYRRLIPAVTVCRRAVLAGCSLTKDSCYALCSALQSVNSSLKELDLSNNDLQDSGVELLSAGLKSSHCKLKTLRLAMCNIGSNSCGNLGSVLQSVNSSLKELDLSNNDLQDSEVELLSAGLKSSHCKLKTLRLAMCNIGSNSCGNLGSVLQSVNSSLKELDLSNNDLQDSGVELLSAGLKSSHCKLETLRLSGCMITEEGCSSLASALKSNPSHLRELDLTYNHPGDFGVKLLSGPLEDPHCKLEKLLIEHKGVIRMKPGVKKYACKLTLDPNTAHTRLSLSEGNRKVECVREYQPYVGHPDRFTCWGNVLSVECLIGRSYWEAEWRGQGADIAVSYRETRRRRYSNDDQFGRNNQSWSLKYIDNRYSVHQNKKKIGERLHPHQSGRVGVYLDCPAGTLSFYSISSDTQTLTHIHTLYTTFTEPLYAGLGVRSGSSVQVCEI